Proteins from one Fragaria vesca subsp. vesca linkage group LG6, FraVesHawaii_1.0, whole genome shotgun sequence genomic window:
- the LOC101312269 gene encoding coatomer subunit zeta-2-like, whose product MGSLSGYRDSCPSVKNILLLDSEGKRVAVKYYTDDWPTNGAKLAFEKSVFTKTLKTNARIEAEIMMFDSNVVIYKFMQDLHFFVTGGDDENELILATVLQGFFDAVALLLRNNVDKREALENLDLILLCFDEIVDGGMILETDPTVIAGKVATHTMDADAPLSEQTITQAWATAREHLTRTLLK is encoded by the exons ATGGGGAGTCTCTCCGGCTATCGT GATTCGTGCCCGTCTGTGAAGAACATTCTTCTTCTAGACTCTGAGGGGAAGCGTGTGGCTGTCAAGTATTACACAGATGATTGGCCAACCAATGGTGCAAAGCTAGCTTTTGAAAAATCTGTGTTTACTAAGACTCTAAAGACAAATGCAAGGATAGAAG CGGAGATCATGATGTTCGACAGCAACGTTGTTATATACAAGTTTATGCAGGACCTTCACTTCTTTGTGACTGGAGGTGACGATGAAAATGAACTCATTTTAGCCACTGTACTTCAGGGTTTCTTTGATGCAGTAGCCCTTCTCTTGAG GAACAATGTCGACAAAAGGGAGGCATTAGAGAACCTGGATCTCATACTTCTATGCTTTGATGAGATTGTGGATGGAGG GATGATACTTGAAACAGATCCAACTGTTATCGCAGGAAAGGTGGCAACTCATACCATGGATGCTGATGCACCATTGTCTGAGCAG ACTATTACACAAGCATGGGCTACAGCAAGGGAACATCTAACCAGAACCCTTCTCAAATGA